TTGCCAATGGTCACCTCCTCAAAATGAAGATATGATTTTTACGGAATTCTTGCGCTTATAAAGAGCAAAGCATGATATCACCACTTTCCCTTCCTGCTCCTTCACCCACTAAACCTCCCTGTTGCCCCGTTGGCCCTGCTCCCAAACAATGGTCAGGCCTTTCTCTAGAATGTCATCACCGCTGTCCCTTCCTTCTCCTCTGCCCACTAGACCTCCCGGTTGCCCCCTGTTGGCCCTGCTCCCCAACAATGTCCAGGCCTTTCTCTAGAATGTCATCACCGCTGTCCCTTCCTTCTCCTCTGCCCACTAAACCTCCCGGTTGCCCCGTTGGCCCTGCTCCCCAACAATGTCCAGGCCTTTCTCTAGAATGTCATCACCGCTGTCCCTTCCTTCTCCTCTGCCCACTAAACCTCCCGGTTGCCCCGTTGGCCCTGCTCCCAAACAATGTCCAGGCCTTTCTCTAGAATGTCATCACCGCTGTCCCTTCCTACTCCTCTGCCCACTAGACCTCCCGGTTGCCCCCTGTTGGCCCTGCTCCCCAACAATGTCCAGGCCTTTCTCTAGAATGTCATCACCGCTGTCCCTTCCTACTCCTCCGCCCACTAGACCTCCCGGTTGCCCCCTGTTGGCCCTGCTCCCCAACAATGATTTGTCCGTCTTGAATCTCCTCTTGAGTTGCTGCTGATGTGCCGGCGATCTTTTGTTGAGCTTCGAGATAGAACATGACATCACGTAATTGCTCTTTCAGGTCCTTGATTTCCTGAAAAGGAAGATGAATCATTGATACACTATTTTCTTTGATTAACCTTTATTGCAAATTCTGGAAGTTCATCCACATCTGGGCCTCTAGACACAGAGTCTCAATTGGCCTTAAAAGTTTCCCCAAATCGTCTCTAACAACCTTTAAAGACTGAATTGTGATGATTGATatcagttgtacatgtacatgtatatctgtcaaACAGTTTGTCCTGCCATTCTTTCTGATTCTGGAGCAGATTCTTATTCATCCCAGTGACTCTCAGTCACTTGCTGCCCAATTTTCCTAACTCCTAGCTCTGTTACTGAAGAGAACCACCCTTCTCAAATCATGTCGTCGCCCCTAATGATGAAGTATCTAATGATAGTTTATGATACAatcttttcttctttgttttttaTAAACGAACCTCATCCTTCCTTTTCTCAATTAAGGCTATTTTCTTCTGAGTGTCCGACAGTTTGTCCTGCCATTCTTTCTGATTCTGGAGCAGATTCTTATTCATCTCCCTCTCCTCTTGCAGCTCATGTGTCAGCTTGTCAATCTTTTTACTCAACTTGAAATGATAGAAAAAGTTATAGACCAAATATGACTTCAATACGACTCTATGTCATGTTACTACATGCAGGAGGACACCCTGTGACACAGAACCCACTGACTGTAAAGCACATCCAAGGCCAAGCAAGATATCTAGCCCTGGTGACTTGATCAGTTACCTCAACTACCTGATGAGTGATGGCTAATTACAATGAAAAATTACACGCATATTATACCTGGGTAGTCTTTTTCTCCTGACCCTGCTTCTCTCTCTGAACAATAGTTAGTCTCTTTTCTCGTTCGTTGCATTCATCCATGGCCTTTTTGAACTTTTCCTCATATTCCTGACCCTGAAATGAATCACACCAAATTCTTAACACTGGAATCGAAACCACGCTAATGAGACAGGCTACCCATCACTACTTCCTTGTAAGCTTGAAACTGAATACTATTTCATATTTGCCTATTAGAGAACAACCGGTAGTCAAGCCCATTCACTAACTTTATATCCAAAATTCCGAAGTATTTTGTTGAAACCAAGGAGACACATACTGCCCTACACGTGGctttttcaggccagttgaaagcGCCATCTGACACTGGGTGTGCCTGAAACCCAGGAACTGGTGACCAGAAGGTGGACGCTCTTTCACTGTGCAAGGGGACACAACAAAGGAAAAGCTTGTACAAGAACAAGACATGCTACCTCAGTTGCTGAGTGCTGATCACGTTCCTGATTCGAATGATTTTGACCCATTTCACATTTTACTGGAACAAAGGTAACTTGAGCTCTCTTCAGCTGTGTTATATTGGAAATCTTACCCGAGATTCAGCTTCTTTTTCTAATAGCGTCATTTTCTCTTCAAAATATAACCTCTGGGATTCTAATTGGCTCGTCAATAAATAGGTgtactgaaattgaaattggttACTTGACAGGAGTACTCAAACAGTGCAGCATacaaatgcaatgaaaacaatATCAAAAAGTTTAAAGTGTTAAAAAGTTCTGTTGGTACACCAAAGATGATTGACAAAGTCCTTAAGGAAAGGAATTGCCACGTATTTGAATATTGGATTAAAGAACAGGAAAGTTGCCTGACCTGCACTCAAATCTCATCTCTGCTGGAGAGCCATTATCAAAATGTCACACTTCCAAGGAATTGTCATACCGTGGTATTGATAGAACACAGTGAAATCATTCTGTCAGCATATTCAGTCCCTCCAGACACCCACCTCTAATGTGATGGAATCCATTTTTTCATCCTGGTCGACTCCGCCGCCTTCGTTATATTCGACTAACTTCCCGTCACCTTTACTCTGTATCAAGCGATGCACATAATTATCACCAGCATAGTCCCACACTCTACTGTTACTCAGCTGCATCACATAAGTATGCTGGGTCAATTCATAATGGCTGAAAAAAGGAGCACCGATTAGAAATCACATAAACATCAGTACCATAAAACTTCTGAGTTCCCAACTCAGCTGCATCACATAAGTATGCTGGGTCAATTCATAATGGCTGAAAAAAGGTGCACTGATTAGAAATCACATAAACATCAGTACCATAAAACTTCTGAATTCCCAACTCAGCTCCATCACATAAGTATGCTGGGTCAATTCATAATGGCTGAAAAAAGGTGCACTGATTAGAAATCACATAAACATCAGTACCATAAAACTTCTGAATTCCCAACTCAGCTCCATCACATAAGTATGCTTGGTCAATTCATAATGGCTGAAAAAAGGTGCACTGATTAGAAATCACATAAACTTCAGTACCATAAAACTTCTGAATTCCCAACTCAGCTCCATCACATAAGTATGCTTGGTCAATTCATAATGGCTGAAAAAAGGTGCACTGATTAGAAATCACATAAACTTCAGTACCATAAAACTTCTGAATTCCCAAGATTGAGAGTAACTTGACAATttactgccatttaccaaaaataGGTCCCCAGTGTTAGTTTGATTGACGAAATAGAGGCATTTGTCGTATGTTGTAAGAGCAAAAAGTAGCAGGGAATCAACCTACCTTCTGGCATGGCCACCTTGATACCGCCCGCATCCAATGTGACCACATATCAAACAAATCCATAAACTCTGAAACATAACATAAGTTCAAAATGAACCCAATCCCTAACTGCTGATAATAATGTTCAAATAGAGGACCATTATGATTATTCATTGTACATAACGGCAATTTTTGATGGTTTTATTCATAGCAAATTGGATTCTGTCCTTAGGGACTGTAGCAGAAGTACAGAAGTAAACATCTTGTCAGGGAGCTTAGAGTAAAACTTTTGGCCGggtcattttgaatttttggcATGCTGATAAAAGCTTTAACGAGTTAACACAGACGAGAGAAGAAGCTACATACCTCTTGCGTTTCACATTCTGAGCAGATATTCTGAGCCATTCCCTCCGGCGTCTGGAGATATCGGCATACCGGACAACTTGTGTCGTGCCACTGAGAAAGACAGCCCCCATGGAATGTGTGATTGCACAAAATCGTCAAAATACCATCAACTGATTCGTCCTGTAAtttgaagttttttttaaatgtcacaaAACAGCCCATTTATTGCTTCATACACTATTAGAGGAACCTTAAATTGAATCTGCTCTTCATACTCATATTCACATCTGTTTCACCCAAGTGACGCCATTGGGAAGACGCATTTGTATTTTTGATGGTACTAGTTATATCCCGTGCACCAGTTTTGGTTCAAAGAAATTTCATAGCAAGACGTACTCACCATTCGTTCCAAACACACAGGACAATTTGGCAATTCTGTCAAATCTTGAATAGGAAAACATGCCCCCTGAAAAATACGATGCAAAGTTTTAAGTGAATAATTTGAAATACTATTCCCACACACAAGAAAATGCAGACACAACTTCACAAATTAATTTGGGTTGCTACAGTGATAAAAATGTATACAGAACTCATGAACTTGTCAAGCCCATTTAGGCTGTTGACgttcctgactctcatgcgtcaCAACTATCTGACTTGACTTATGTGACTGATTTGGCGATTCTAAAACCTTAGGGGTCGATGCCTCACCTCAGATGTTTTGAGCGCCTCGACACTGGCAACGTACACCAGGTAACATATCTCAGGTTCAATCGAGTTGTACCTTACATTGTTGTACGTCATATAGAACTCGTCAGCATCTTCCTGAAAATCAGGTCAATGACAACAATTAATAAAATTCTTCTGTCATGGCAAAACGATGTGAAAATTTTTATTTACCGTAACATGTCCCTGAGTACAAAAAAGTTGAGAGATGTTCAGATTACTATCTATAACAGTTTattgaaattaaacaaaaatacaaaaaaatatttttattgtttttaatatttttgCAGGGAGACGACATCAACTCTGTCTCTGACAACGTACACGAGTATCCGCAGAGAATTTTCTTGCGAACGTGACGAAGGCAGTGGTCAGTTCTCCAGTGTCTGCATAAGTACGAAGGAAGAGGAGGCTGTAAAAACTTGGAAAAATGTGCACATGCTAAATGAGTGACTCATACAAAATGTAACATACCTGAGCTTTGAATTTAATCAGGACCATATACTGGTTGGGCGTGGAATCCCGAATTATTTTCATCTGCTCTATGCCGGGCCTGAAATGAATCAAGCATCATATCATGAAAGAGACAGGGGATGAAAGTTGGGTTGCTCAAACTCcatattttttatatttcagctCAATTGATAAAATGTAAGACTTTGGCAGTACCTTTCATTGCTTGAATTTTAAGACCTCTGAACCAATTATTGAGAACTATTTGATGCTGCAAACCCCATCCCTGCTCAAGGACCAGAAAGGAATATTGTtctaatttgttaatttctggCACTGCCTGGTAAACTTACATGACAGGGGCTATAAATTGCATCAGGTCCTTCACAGTCATTGCTGGCGGAACAGCCAGCATGCAGATCATATCGGGTCTGTGGAAGCCTTTCTCTAGTGACGTCAGATTACTGAAGACgatataaatataaatatagACAGAGCAAGACAAAATTCTGTTGGAGGATTTCTATGTTTGAAGAGTTATGAATAGCAGCTATACATCATGAGTTAAGCATCATTGTGTTATTGACAGAAATATCAAGAGGAGACCGGTTTTGAGCAGCTTGGTCAACGAACACCACATGGGCTGGCTATCAGTGTGCCAGTGCAGCATGTTTACAAATTGTACTAAAACATCTACCTAAACAACTGTCCCTTGAAAGCAATCTCTATAAAAGACTTACTTTTCCTTGTAAAGATGCATAATGCCCTCCGTAGTCTCAACGATGGGATTCCCGGAGAAAAACCTAATATTATTAGACAGAGTAGGACTATGACTTTTCTGACGTAATTTTCCACTGCCTGGCCTGGATCCACTTCCCTCATCTGAAGCATTTGATGAACACCCAGCAGGAGTGAGTGACCGGCTCTTATCCGATGGTGAAGCTCTAGCTTCTGAAGTAGTTGGGACAGCTGAGCTGGACACAGTTTTCTTGTAACTCTTGATGACATCTTCATTCTCTCCAACATCACAAATCCCAAAAGATCCTTTGTCGTCTGCCTGAACACTTAGCCTCGCTATTTCGTCATCAGAAGCCTCTTCAGACAGGCCCTTTTTTAGGCCATCATCAACATTTCGCTCCTTTGGTTTTTTCTCCAATCTAACTGTTCCTGCAATgagacattgacaagatattaGAACTACACACCTATGAACAATCTCCAAGGACAGATTTACAATTCTGTACGCTCAGAGCACGAGCCCACATACGGCAACATCATTGGGGCATCATTGCCTGGACAGTCACTGTgacctttttttttaaataaaattcCAAGCATATCTTAAAGGCTACATGTACCTGAGGCTTCTGCTTGCATGGTTTCCAAAGACATTGTCTCTATTTCAAATGTCTTGTTGACCCGTTTGCCTCGATGGTGTTCCTCGTGGGACATCTTGTTACCTCCATCCCCAGGTGTGACAGCATGAGCATAGGAGTAGGACTTAGCCTCATCATCTAATTCAGAACTCATCACGAACCAAGAAACTGAAAGTGAGGTATTTTCATTAAACTATTGCATTGGAATAAATCGATTTTCTAGAAGACTCGGCATTTTCTAGAAACTGGCAGGCAACCAATCCAGCTGGGAGAGGGAAACACAACCCATGCACTAACAAAGTCAACCGCTCTTGTTCAGCAGCACGACACCTAAGCAACGTGCACGCTCTAACTACTAAGAATAGTCAAATTTCATTATACCTGATTTTGTGGGCCAACCTGAAGTTGCAAGGCTGAAGTTTTCAGGAAGTGGGCAATCATCCGAGATTTCAAACCGAAAATGTACAACCGCAATGGACATCGGGGCTGCTATATTTAGGTTCAACTGCTAAAACTATCATTCCAATTTTCTTAGACACAAAGAGAATCAGTTGAATTTCTGAAATAGTTGAAAAAAGAGCAAAAACCGTagaaaaaactatttcttgCAAATGATGTCCACCATGTTTATTTTGGTTTGCACTTTGGTCTATGCTAAAATTGGCAgtttctaaaaatagatttgagGTGTCGTATAGCTTTCCTGGCCTAGTAACTTAATAAATGATATTTGTAGACCTAAAATATAGCTATGTACCTTGTTATAAGCAATTCTGATTgtcaaaaacaattttttacCCACAGAAAACGACTTTTACTGGGGAATTCCAAGTAATGACGTTACTCCAATTGCTGTAAATTCAATGATGAACTGCCAAGTTGCAAATGGGGAAACCCGACTTGCAGAAAATGACAAGCTGAGGGCTCATTTACCCATCTAAATTCCATTCACTGCCAACTCTGTCAAGATGGATGGGTGTAGATTTGCTCACCTGCTGCATCCAGTTACTACCCAAGATCTAGTGAGGGAGTGGTTGAAAGAAGACACTCCAACTTTTGACTATGCCGGATTTGTTGTGGgggaaaaagttgaaaaagctTGGCTTCTCTGCAAAAGTCCTGGGGTGCTTGCTGGCTCCCCATTTTTCGAAGCAGTGTTTTCTGAACTCGGCTGCTCTATACAATGGTTCCATTCCGAGGGAGAAACTCTGTCGCCAGTATGCAAGGTCGCAGAAGTTACAGGGAAGGTGCGGAATTTACTCCTTGGTGAACGAATCGCTCTGAACTGTTTGACAAGAACAAGTGGTGTTGCTTCATTTGCACGGGAATTGAAAATGGAAGCAGAGAGGTGCAACTGGCTTGGCGAAGTGGCCGGAACAAGGAAAACAACACCAGGCTTCCGAATCCCTGAAAAATATGCACTTCTTGTTGGTGGAATTTCCATGCACCGTCAAGATTTGTCTTCCATGATTATGCTGAAAGATAATCACATTTGGTCTGCTGGAAGTATAACACAGGTGTGTTACGGCATGATTAATTCCACTTGAGATGCTTTATGTAATTCGTTAACTTTCATTTTTCAGATCACCCTTGACTTGAGAAGTGGACAATGCATCGATAAGAATGCCTGCTGGAAACGAAAGGAGGTCAGGGCATTGGAATTCAAACCTTCACCGCTCTGCTCTTGGCATCTTTGACTTGCATAAGCCCAGAGCATTTTAAGCTACCAGCATTACTACTTTTGTGATGGTAAAATCAGATACGACCTTGAAAATGTCTCAAATTCTTCTTTTTTATTAGGCTGTGAAAGATGCAAAACAAGTGGGTGGCTTTTCTACCAAGATTGAAGTTGAGTGCCGGAGTGTTGAGGCAGCAACTGAAGCAGCCAGAGCAGGTGCAGATGTGGTCATGCTTGATAATTTTGACACAAAGGTAATCATCCTCTTATGTACCAATATCATCTTTCTCAatcaagggttgaccataggcaccaccatttttgtTAGAACTtggaatcctaaagcaattggaagtctttcaaaacaaattaaatgccaatttcaaagaTCAGAGTCTGTTCTAGACTTTCCAGAAAACTAGTAGTGAGTTGCCTCTTCATCATTTCAGTCACTACACGAAGCAGCCCAGCAAGTCAAGGCACAGTTCCCCCACCTTATTGTTGAAGCCAGTGGTGGAGTGACCCTGGAGACAATCAAGGAATACTTTGGTCCCCATGTGGATGTGATCTCACTCAGTCTGACAACCCAGGGATACAGCACGGTGGATTTTTCATTCAAAATCCAGAAAGAAGGGGAAAATCCTGAGAACCCTTTGGTTATCATGTAAAATCAGTTCCTGGTTGATGCTGTTCTTTGCATTTgatatgcagtagaacctctctgaaggacacccttgggacaaaAAAACACTGTCCTCAATATAGAGTtggcctgattacagaggtcaattcgAATGGAATCACCAATTCTGGACCAAAATTCACTAAGGGTGTCCTGCTAATAGAGTTGTCCGATaaggaggttcaactgtatttgCACATTTTATCCTCTTCATGCACAAAATAGGGTCTTGCACTTTTATATTTTACCAAGGTTGATAACTACTGCCTGGGATAAAGATCACAAGTTGCAGCAATGAAACTCACTTGTCTGCGGGGACGCTTAACCCTGTTGGAGTCTACAGTAGTACAATAGTTGACTTTGGCGTAGTTGTGAACTTTGCACTTGAAATTATCTTTTTTAAGAGGTCAACTTCTAAAGAGTTAAAATCGAAAATATTGTGGTAGGATAAAGTGCACTTTTGTCTATAAAATGTGTTTTTACATTTTCATATGAATACAGTATTATTATTGGGGCCACTCACTCAGTTAATCTTCCAACTCATGGAGCGTTTGAATAAGACACCTGTTTGTCCTTAAGTTGTTCGAGGACAATTGTCACAATCATGAAGACAGTTTGTCTTGCCATTTATTGAATACCTCAGCAAAATGAACAAGTGTTATGACTGTTGCTTAAACCTACTTGATACCGGTATTTGAAACAGTTGTGGCGGATGAGTGTTGTGCAAGTTGGAGATTGTTGAGTTTTTCAATGCACCATGTAGAATTTTACCTTCTACATTGTGTTTGTTAGACATTTCTTTGTCaccattgctacatgtatagcagGGTACGAAATTTGTTATGCATACTGTATATTAATTTAGAAAGCTTCTTAATAAATCTTATCTGGTAACAAATTGCTGTGTGTCTTATTGTATTACAATATGTGTGACTCGATAATAAGCATAGCTAATTTCCTTCTTAAGCCATGCCTTCTGGCTTGATTCTTGGAGCatgaaaaagatattttggCCTACTCCCTGGGACCTGGAGACCAGGAAGACGTGCAAATGGATGAATCTAACATTTGTGCCATTGAAATGGTTCATAATCTGAAAATGTGAATTTACAATTTTACTTTTGTCCTCGAAGAAATATAAAGCCAAGTTCGACAATAGATATCGTCCTGTTCTCAGTTGGAACATGGACAAGACGTCATGGCTGTGTCATGTCTCTGTTATGAATCTCAGTTGGAACATGGAGAAGACGTCAGAGCTCTGTCATGTCCCTGCTATGAATCTCAGTCAGAAGATGGAGAAGACGTCATGTCTCTGCTATGAATCTCGTCAGTCAGAACAGGAAGGTCTCTCTGTACCACATTTCTGCACAATGAGAATGTGAACATTACATCGGGAGATGGATAGCAAAACAGTTATTGAGTAAAGAGTTAACATTGTAAAGAGTTaacattgactgctgcataaatGAACTAGGATAATTTCGTTCCGAGAATATTGATCTGCTGCGTTAACCGCGAATTATAAAACAAACTTCATAAATTAATTAGAGACAACTGCCCCTTCATTGACTATTCCAGCATGTTAGTGATCATATTAATACTTTTGTATTGATACTATATCTGCGTCTTGTATATAATATATACATTGATCACCAGAGCTGGTCACTGACTCGTGCTCTAATACCCAAGGACCCGCCAACGCTGATATGCCGCGAAACTATTTTCCCTTCAATTGTAAAGTTTACTGTGAGCATTCTGAAGGAAACCGTAAAAGTAAGTAGTTTAATTGAAGACATTTCGTTGTCAATATCAGGCCTTATTAAATATATACCTTTAATAGTTACTCTTTAAGGGGCTACGACGTTCGTATGAAATCGTGGGTCAGGCCGGACGAAATGCAGTCGGACAAAGCCAGTGCAGTTATTACGTAAGCTACTTTGCAGAAACTAAGTAAAGATACTGGGATATATAAGGGATATCAGGGCAATGTTAAAATGTTGTATCCAGTACGTATTCACGCGATCGTAAATTtgcaattcaattacaaatttcattttttaaggagctgtgtaggcctttaatgcGTGTTATTTATCAACTTAAAATAGGGCTTACGGGTCTTTAACTTGGGTCTCAACACGCTCAAACACCATTCCGATCATACGACTTCCTTGCTTAAACCCATAACAAATGTGCTAATTCATATTTAAACTTGGCACATTTGAACATTAAGCAATGTGAAGTCAAATTTATTAGGCAAATATATGTATTTATGTACAAGTTAATAGAATAGTTTCAgtagaaaaatcaagaaaagcTAAAATTGCAAAGGCAATGCTTTGGTGATCGTTCCTTTTTTTTAAGGCGTAAATTCTGTTATCCAATTTTTTGTCTCTGCCTGGCTGCAGTTACACTCC
This is a stretch of genomic DNA from Lineus longissimus chromosome 2, tnLinLong1.2, whole genome shotgun sequence. It encodes these proteins:
- the LOC135482761 gene encoding BRCA1-associated protein-like, whose translation is MSIAVVHFRFEISDDCPLPENFSLATSGWPTKSVSWFVMSSELDDEAKSYSYAHAVTPGDGGNKMSHEEHHRGKRVNKTFEIETMSLETMQAEASGTVRLEKKPKERNVDDGLKKGLSEEASDDEIARLSVQADDKGSFGICDVGENEDVIKSYKKTVSSSAVPTTSEARASPSDKSRSLTPAGCSSNASDEGSGSRPGSGKLRQKSHSPTLSNNIRFFSGNPIVETTEGIMHLYKENNLTSLEKGFHRPDMICMLAVPPAMTVKDLMQFIAPVMPGIEQMKIIRDSTPNQYMVLIKFKAQEDADEFYMTYNNVRYNSIEPEICYLVYVASVEALKTSEGACFPIQDLTELPNCPVCLERMDESVDGILTILCNHTFHGGCLSQWHDTSCPVCRYLQTPEGMAQNICSECETQESLWICLICGHIGCGRYQGGHARSHYELTQHTYVMQLSNSRVWDYAGDNYVHRLIQSKGDGKLVEYNEGGGVDQDEKMDSITLEYTYLLTSQLESQRLYFEEKMTLLEKEAESRGQEYEEKFKKAMDECNEREKRLTIVQREKQGQEKKTTQLSKKIDKLTHELQEEREMNKNLLQNQKEWQDKLSDTQKKIALIEKRKDEEIKDLKEQLRDVMFYLEAQQKIAGTSAATQEEIQDGQIIVGEQGQQGATGRSSGRRSRKGQR
- the LOC135483737 gene encoding nicotinate-nucleotide pyrophosphorylase [carboxylating]-like, with translation MDGCRFAHLLHPVTTQDLVREWLKEDTPTFDYAGFVVGEKVEKAWLLCKSPGVLAGSPFFEAVFSELGCSIQWFHSEGETLSPVCKVAEVTGKVRNLLLGERIALNCLTRTSGVASFARELKMEAERCNWLGEVAGTRKTTPGFRIPEKYALLVGGISMHRQDLSSMIMLKDNHIWSAGSITQAVKDAKQVGGFSTKIEVECRSVEAATEAARAGADVVMLDNFDTKSLHEAAQQVKAQFPHLIVEASGGVTLETIKEYFGPHVDVISLSLTTQGYSTVDFSFKIQKEGENPENPLVIM